CAATTAGATCCCATAAGTTTAGGAGAATAAGAAAGGCATGAGGTGTGAGTTCTTAtttggaggaggagaaaggtATGAGGTGTGAGGTGTGACTTTTTATTTGGAGGGGATTATCTCCATGAGATATCGGTGTTCATCTATCGACTCTATGTAGTAAGTATATCATTAATACAGTACCTTTCAGATCGATCTGGATATTCTCAGGATCTATTAATCCTGTTCATCTTTTTTTCGCCAATTTCAAGATGATAGGGTGGGTGGACATTGGAAAAATCTTGTCCGTGATAGCACCGCTCTATTTCGCCCTTGTattggggtggtggtggcgaatCTTCACGGCAGAAGATTCCGAAGCAATAAATAGAATGGTCGCTTGGTTTGCTCTTCCCTTTTTCACCTTTGAATTTACGCTCCACCTTGATCCCTACAATGTGAGGTACAGCCTTATAGCAGCTGATAGCATATCGAAGTTAATTATAGTCATCGTAATCGGCATTGGTGTTGGGTTAATATTCTGGAAAGAGGGAGTATGCACCGCTATCATCGACTGGTGTATAAGCGGCTTTTCTCTTGCGTCACTCACCAATTCTCTGGTTGTGGGCGTGCCCATGGCGAGGGCCATGTATGGCAACTGGGCAGGGCAAGTCGTGGTACAACTATCAATCTTCCAGGCAATAGTGTGGCTCACCTCACACATGGTGGTCCTGGAAGTAAGGAAAGCTTTCGTCTCTGACGCTCATGACGAGTCTAACAGACATGAAGAAGGGTCCTACATAGATGATGATACGGTCGTCGGTGGCTTGGGTACCAGAGAAGATATGCAAAGCCTCGAAGAGGGGGTTTCAGATGCCACGAACCAAGATCTCAAGGGGGAGGAGGCAGTGACAGTGGCAGGGGTGAATGGTGACAGGTTACCGCTCTTCAAGTCGGTGGCACGCAAGTTAGCCTGTAATCCCAATCTACACGCCAGTGTAATCGGCATCTCCTGGGCTTGCATCTCCAATAGGTAAACGAGTAATAAGTATCCCCGTACGTACATCctcataaatataattaatctatatgtACTAATATATACATCTGTGCCTAATATTATAGCAGGTCGCACCTCACTTTGCCACCAGCTTTGGAGGGGTCGGTGCAAATAATGTTAAGATCAGGGCTGGGGCTGGCTATGTTCAGTATGGGTAGGTTTGCACACATGCACTTCTAAACATATAGCAGTATGTCATTTAGTCTATATGTATGTAAGGGCTATAATATATCTCTGTCCACAgtatgtcaagaaaaaaaatgtatgtttACATTAAAAGTACTAAACCAgcttattcttttctttcatttttcctAAGGATTATTCATGGGCCAGCAAGAAAGGATTATGCAGTGTGGACCAAGACTTGCACTTCTGGGCCTTTTTCTGAAGTTCATAATCGGGCCCGCTGCCATGGCCATAGGATCCGCCGCCGTTGGCATCCATGATGATGCCCTCCGAGTAGCCATCATACAGGTACACACAATTAACTACTGGAGTACTAGTTTATGTCAGAAGCACTCCGGACCTCTTATTATGTTTGATAGTTGAATAGAATGGTTCAATTCACCCATCAAGCATAATAAGACATCCGACACTTCGAGAGAAGGATATTAGAGATATTGCTGGTCCTTTAGCCTgtcagtcaacttcagcctgagatgtgcccatCAAACCAGACGAAGGtagcgaccagatgtgttacacattcaggagacttgataAATGGCTAAAGATATACGACTTGTCAAATATCTTTAACTGATAGTCATGTTTAATATTTTCCTAACATAAGGAACACACTAAACATTTTCATCCAAGCACTTGATATCCAAATATAGAGGGTTCTGGGACTTAGATAAATTCTCacaacttaggctgtgtttagttccacgccaaaattggaagtttgaaaaaaattggaagtttgaagaaaaaagttgaaagtttgtgtgtgtaggaaagttcaatgtgacagaaaagttgaaagtttaaagaaaaaagttggaatctaaacaaggGCTTAGTACTAAGATACTtatggccgaccggccaaatattTAAGTTTGCGGAAGCATTTTCTACCTAAAAGATCTTTTATGCAACTGACTAGGGTAGACCTTAGCGAGAACCATCCTGGAAGAACGAATCATCACCAAAGAAGTCATCCTCCTCTGGAGTGACTTCACCTGCAACCATCTCTAAATAACAACAATACAACAACAAatgcaagagtcagtacattacaAAAATAATGTACTAGCAAGCACAAGGCAATCCTAACACACTACATGCATGGCATATATCCAAGGAAGGCAtatatggttctttttagcataaggcaagttttatttgcataaaacgctttcaaatcagatttgctttcaaataattttttttcagcaagctagtacttAGTATATGGGCATCAAAGTAGGCATTATTCATGTATAAATATGCACCTCATTGCCATCCATGGCAGCAATGTGACCATTTCCAAGTTTTCCATACATCCAAACCTGTGGAATGTGACAGTTTATGAGTGAAATTTGCAAGTGTTCTGAAGTCTAAAAACTAAATGAGTGTAATCAATTCATtcattgatcttttttattataatcAGTTATTTTTTgtcacttttttctttttgaaaacaagaTATATTGTGATCAATtgtttaactttttcttcatattttttaatttttctcatGAAATGAGTGCAGGCTGCAATACCTCAGTCTATTTCATCCTTCATATTTGCCAAGGAATATGGATTGCATGCAGACGTCCTGAGTACAGCGTAAGTTTCTACTATTAGACTTAATT
The nucleotide sequence above comes from Oryza glaberrima chromosome 11, OglaRS2, whole genome shotgun sequence. Encoded proteins:
- the LOC127755439 gene encoding probable auxin efflux carrier component 5a, which codes for MIGWVDIGKILSVIAPLYFALVLGWWWRIFTAEDSEAINRMVAWFALPFFTFEFTLHLDPYNVRYSLIAADSISKLIIVIVIGIGVGLIFWKEGVCTAIIDWCISGFSLASLTNSLVVGVPMARAMYGNWAGQVVVQLSIFQAIVWLTSHMVVLEVRKAFVSDAHDESNRHEEGSYIDDDTVVGGLGTREDMQSLEEGVSDATNQDLKGEEAVTVAGVNGDRLPLFKSVARKLACNPNLHASVIGISWACISNRSHLTLPPALEGSVQIMLRSGLGLAMFSMGLFMGQQERIMQCGPRLALLGLFLKFIIGPAAMAIGSAAVGIHDDALRVAIIQAAIPQSISSFIFAKEYGLHADVLSTA